One window of Lemur catta isolate mLemCat1 chromosome 3, mLemCat1.pri, whole genome shotgun sequence genomic DNA carries:
- the L1TD1 gene encoding LINE-1 type transposase domain-containing protein 1 has product MSSVESKIVSLAKEQENTTYMERKQKLIETDKEIAPILDLKYKDISAVIMKKFKVLTEIQDLMFDEIRESLKNDLQEMLGVKNAIPIIKNSKNSSSRKEWPQIKDLTSQKTGLVEKIGEYSKIVEDIESLIFERKVNELSSKLDKAKESSSEEGKKLSQNESLNYKIMESIEEALSDIDDKYRNCNIHIEVTEGETRKNGEDELVKELEEEKKLQNFKNTEKILEASKEEEMLMDEGAILTLAADFSSATLDISKQWSNVFNILRENDYEPKFLCQIKLAFKCDGEIKEFSDLQSLRKFISQKSSMKELLEDVLPQNEKINQGGRRYGIQEKLGKSLVDSKHGAGETTSDGLSFLFSKEVKVAKPEEVKNLEIPEESSEWREKENPMLEEEEASEVEEDEEASEMEGEEEASGLEEEDEGASGLEEEEEGEEASWLEEDGEESSVLYEEQDSTFQGCTVVDAKQGAEEINSDGLEIILIDMVEDSELEEEEEEGKDSEIGKVRTTFQTEKKEASRGLKEISSSCLVLGSERKKLVKHQVVHKTQEEEETAVPRSQGVETPCLTSCLASPSKSLEISYDKGKKHPCTNLGTSSGVTKIFRETEEERHKILTPKEAELLQETEENFRRSVINSIREIQEEIGNIKHCHPEVLEIKNSIDDLSSRMDILEERMNNLEDQIEEFSKDTIQMTKQIIHKERLRDIEDRSRSSNIRLIGIPEKDNNENGAEDIIKEIVDENFPELKKDSPLEIISAYRIPSKIDRRRLTPRHILVKFWNFNDKEKILRASKERKEITYQGTRIRLTADLSLDTLDARSKWSSVIKVLQDKGFKPRILYPAKLAFDFQGKTKIFLDIEEFRKSISCIPSLKELLENIF; this is encoded by the exons ATGTCCAGTGTAGAGTCAAAAATTGTTAGCCTTGCAAAGGAACAGGAAAATACCACCTATatggaaagaaagcagaaactgATAGAAACAGATAAGGAGATAGCGCCAATATTGgatttaaaatacaaagatatatCAGCAGTTATTATGAAAAAGTTTAAGGTCTTGACGGAAATCCAGGACCTAATGTTTGATGAGATAAGGGAAAGTCTTAAAAATGATCTACAGGAAATGTTAGGAGTAAAAAATGCGATAcctataataaaaaattcaaagaactCCAGTAGCAGGAAAGAGTGGCCACAAATAAAAGATTTAACTTCACAAAAAACAGGGCTGGTAGAGAAAATAGGAGAGTACTCTAAAATAGTTGAGGATATTGAAAgcttaatttttgaaagaaaagtaaatgagcTGAGTAGCAAATTAGACAAAGCTAAAGAATCCAGTAGTGAGGAAGGTAAGAAATTATCCCAGAATGAATCACTAAATTACAAAATCATGGAAAGTATAGAAGAAGCCTTAAGTGATATAGATGACAAATACAGAAATTGCAATATCCATATAGAAGTGACAGAAGGAGAGACTAGAAAAAATGGAGAAGATGAACTAGTCAAAGAattggaagaggaaaaaaaacttcagaacttcaagaatacagagaaaattctagaagcctccaaagaagaagaaatgttgATGGATGAAGGAGCAATACTCACCCTGGCAGCAGACTTTTCGTCAGCAACACTGGATATTAGTAAGCAATGGAGTAATGTCTTCAATATTCTGAGAGAAAATGATTATGAGCCTAAATTTCTATGCCAAATTAAGTTAGCATTTAAATGTGATGGTGAAATAAAGGAATTTTCAGACCTGCAAAGCCTCAGGAAGTTTATTAGCCAAAAATCTTCTATGAAAGAATTACTGGAAGATGTACTcccacaaaatgaaaaaataaatcaaggagGAAGAAGATATGGGATTCAAGAAAAACTG ggTAAAAGTCTAGTAGACTCAAAGCATGGAGCTGGAGAAACAACCAGTGATGGCTTGAGCTTTCTATTTAGTAAAGAGGTAAAAGTTGCTAAGCCAGAGGAGGTGAAGAACTTGGAGATTCCGGAGGAGTCTTCAGagtggagggaaaaagaaaatcccatgttggaggaggaagaggcttcAGAGGTAGAGGAGGATGAAGAGGCCtcagagatggagggagaggaggaggcctCAGGGTTGGAGGAGGAGGACGAAGGGGCCTCAGgattggaggaggaggaggagggagaagaggcctCATGGTTGGAAGAGGATGGGGAAGAGAGTTCAGTGTTATATGAGGAACAGGACTCAACCTTTCAGGGTTGTACTGTGGTAGATGCAAAGCAGGGAGCTGAGGAAATAAACAGTGATGGTTTGGAGATTATTTTGATTGACATGGTAGAGGATTCTGAGctagaggaggaagaagaggaaggaaaggactCTGAGATAGGAAAGGTAAGGACTACCTTCCAGACTGAGAAAAAAGAGGCCTCACGAGGACTTAAAGAAATTTCCTCTAGTTGTTTGGTTTTGGGCTCAGAGAGGAAAAAGTTGGTGAAACATCAGGTGGTTCACAAaacccaggaggaagaggaaacagcTGTGCCCAGAAGTCAAGGAGTTGAGACACCCTGTCTGACCTCATGCTTGGCCTCTCCCTCGAAATCACTAGAAATAAGTTATGATAAGGGTAAAAAGCATCCATGTACAAATTTGGGTACTTCATCAGGAGTCACTAAAATTTTTAGggaaacagaggaagagagacacaAAATTCTAACACCCAAAGAAGCAGAGTTACtacaagaaacagaagaaaactttaGAAGAAGTGTGATTAATAGCATCAGAGAGATACAAGAGGAGATTGGAAATATTAAACATTGCCATCCAGAagtcttggaaattaaaaattcaatagatgaTCTGAGTAGcaggatggacatacttgaagaaagaatgaacaatCTAGAAGATCAAATTGAGGAATTCTCTAAAGATACAATACAAATGACCAAACAGATAATACATAAAGAAAGGCTAAGAGACATAGAGGATAGATCCAGAAGCTCCAACATTCGTTTGATAGGAATTCCAGAAAAAGATAATAATGAGAATGGAGCAGAAGACATAATTAAGGAAATAGTTGATGAAAATTTTCCAGAGTTAAAGAAAGATTCACCTCTTGAGATTATCAGTGCTTACCGAATACCCAGTAAGATTGATAGAAGGAGACTCACTCCTAGACACATCTTGGTGAAATTTTGGAATTTTAAcgataaagagaaaatcctaagggcttccaaagagagaaaagaaataacctaCCAAGGAACAAGAATCAGACTGACAGCAGACTTATCATTGGACACCCTGGATGCGAGAAGTAAGTGGAGTTCTGTCATAAAAGTTCTGCAGGATAAAGGCTTtaaacctagaattctatatccagccaAATTGGCATTTGATTTTCAGGgtaaaacaaagatatttcttGATATTGAGGAATTTAGAAAGTCTATTTCTTGTATACCTTCTTTGAAAGAATTACTAGAGAATATATTTTAG